Within Mongoliitalea daihaiensis, the genomic segment CAATCAGGGTAGTAAAGGAAGGGAAAGTAGCTTCTTTCAAAATCTGCAAATCCCGATGATACCCTGTAGTCATATTGGTCAGTTGCATCGATATAAGGTAGGGAATGGATTGGATATGATTCGTTTTAGCTCGGATCAATTCAAAAACATCGGGATTTTTTTTATGAGGCATAATACTGCTACCAGTAGTCAACTCATCGGGGAAGCTGATAAATGCAAAATGCTGATTCATGAATATGCAAGCATCTGAAGCCAAACGGTTTAAGGTTGATGCCAAACCAGCCAATGCAAAAGCTATTGTCTTCTCTGTTTTGCCTCTTGAGTTTTGGGCATTGATGGAATTGTAATGCAAATCAGAAAAGCCGAGGAGCTCGGTTGTCATAGCTCGATCCAAAGGAAAGGAGGAGCCATAGCCGGCAGCCGAACCTAGGGGGTTCTTATCTGCTAAGTGAAATGCACTGGATAAAAGCTCTAAATCTTCTGTTAGCCCTTCTGCAAAAGATCCAAACCATAAACCAAAAGAGGAAGGCATTGCCAATTGTGTATGAGTATAACCTGGCATATAATCTTTTTGATGCTTGGCAGCAAGGTCAATCAATAAATCAAATAAATCCTGTGTGGCATCTACGATATCCCGAATGGCTGAGCGATAATATAATTTCAAATCTACCAAGACTTGATCGTTTCTGGATCTCCCTGAATGAAGCTTTTTCCCTACTTCACCCAGTCGTTCAGTCAGTAAAAACTCTATTTGAGAATGTACATCTTCCACACCTGGAGCTATGCTAAAATCTCCTTTTTCTATCTCAAAGTAGATTTCCCGTAGCCCTCCTAAAAGAGCTTTTAATTCGTCGGAAGTTAGTAAACCAATTTTTTCCAACATGGTGGCATGCGCCATCGAACCCAATACATCAAAAGGGGCTAATAAATGATCAAACTCAGGGTCACGACCAATGGTGAATTTTTCCACTTCTCGGGTTGCTCCTTTATCTTTTTGCCAAAGTTTCATGGGTAGTTTTTATATAATGCGTTAAGAATTGAATATATCCCTGAATTCCATCTTGAATCTCTTGTAAATAAATAAATTCATCCGCTATATGTGAACGGGCAGAATCTCCAGGACCCATTTTGAAGGAAGGATATGGGATTAAGGCTTGATCGGATAGGGTAGGGCTCCCATAGGTTTGAATCCCTAAAGCTTCTAGCGTTTTGAAGGCATGATGCGTTTCTGATAGCTTAGAGGAATTTAATCGCATGGAACGAGGGAACATCTCCGCTTGGATAACTTGAGCTAGTTCTTCGACTACTTCATTCAAGGTATAGGCATCCGTCACCCGAACATCCAACGTGAATGTACATTCATCGGGGACAACATTGTGCTGATTACCAGCATTAATGATTGTTGCAGATACTTTTGATGGACCTAGAAAGGATGAAATTTTATTAAATTTGTAATTTTTAATTGTCACCAAATCATCCAATGCTTTGTAGAGGGCATTTTCCCCTTCTTCTCGAGCCGCATGTCCAGCTTTTCCTTTTACTACGCAATCTATTACCAAAAGCCCTTTCTCTGCCACAGCAGCTTGCATTAGGGTTGGTTCTCCCACAATTGCTAATTCAAAAGCAGGTAGGAAGGGAAGAATAGACTCAATACCGTTTTTTCCTGAAATTTCCTCTTCTGCTGTAGCAGCTATAATGAGGTTGAATGGAAGGTTTTTTTGTGGGTAAAACCACAAAAAAGCACCTATCAAAGCTACCAAAGGTCCTCCGGCATCGTTACTGCCCAAGCCAAATAGTTTCCCATCTTCAATACTTGGATTGAATGGGGGGCGAGTGTATCCAGCATTAGGTTTAACTGTATCATGATGTGAATTCAAAAGGACAGAAGGCTTCTTGGAATCAAAAAATAGGTTTTTAACCCAGATATTATTACCTGAACGTTCAATCTTAAGACCTTTTGATTCAAAAAAGGATTGAATAATTTCAGCTGTTAGAAACTCCTCTTTGCTGAAAGAGGGCGTAGCTATTAAAGATTGTAATAGTTCAACTTGGTGCAGATATAAGGATGATAAATCCTTGACTAGAATCATCGATCGTGCTTAGTAAAGGTCGTACTTATGTTTTTCTATGATGGTACCTGAAAGTTTACCTTTGGAAGCTAACAAAAGGTTTTCAGCCTTGCCAATCCAAACATGGTTGACCCCTTTGTTTAATGCAGCGAATGCATTTTCTAATTTTGGAATCATACCAGAGTGAATCAACTGTTCTTTTTTCAACTCTCCGTAAATCTCTTCATTGATAAGAGGAATAATCGAATTATCATTATGCTCATCAATCAATACCCCAGGCTTATTAAAGCAAAAATAAAGATTGACTTTATGGTTTTTAGAAAGAGAAGTAGCCAATTCGGAAGCAATGCTATCGGCATTCGTATTGAGTAGTTGTCCATGCTTGTCATGGGTGATGGCCGAAAAAACAGGGGTTATCTGCTCATCTAAGAGGGTTTCGATCAATTGGGTATTGATATTGATAACATCCCCTACAAATCCGTAATCGATCGTTTTAACCTCTCTTTTCTTGGATAAAATACTGTTTCCGTCAGCTCCAGATAAACCTAACGCATTTTGATTCAGTCCTTGCAGTTTGGCCACAATTTGTTTGTTGATCAAACCGGCATAAACCATCGTAACAATATCAAGTGTATCAGCATCTGTGATTCTACGACCGTCTACCATTTTAGGCATAACTCCCATGGATTCACCAAATTTGGTGGCCATGATGCCACCTCCGTGGACTAATATTTTCTTTCCTGGGAATCTGGAAAAAAGAAATAAGAACTCTTCTAATTTCTGAGGGTAGTCTATAACATTTCCTCCGATTTTAATGACGTTGATATGCATGTTTAATAGGTTGTTGTAGTTAAAGTGGTTGTGTTGTCTTAGCCAAGTAAATGACTGATTACTGCCTGCGCAGCATAGATTCTATTCGTCGCTTGTAGTTGAACTAGGCTTCTGTTTCCATCTAAAATCTCATCTGATAGCTCTAAATTTCTGCGCACAGGTAAGCAATGCATTACTTTTGCAGTAGGAGCTGCGGCAAAGTGGTTTTCTGTAAGCATCCAAGCACTATCCGTACTATGGATTTTTCCATAATCATTAAATGCAGACCAGTTTTTTACATATACAAAATCAGCATCTACCAATGCTTCCTCTTGATTGTGAGTAATATGGGCTCCTTTCGTGAATGCAGGATCTAAGTCATATCCAATGGGATTGGCTATGGTTACATCATATTCATTTCCAATAGCCCACTCTGCAAATGAATTGGCTACTGCATGGGGAATCGCTTTGATGTGTGGTGCCCAAGTCAATACAACTTTGGGTTTGCGATTTTCTTTCCAAAGCTCTTGTATGGTAACCATGTCTGCTAAGCTCTGAAGAGGATGTCTTATAGCTGATTCCAAACTGATTACAGGTTTACCTGAGTACTTGATAAACTGATTGAAAACAAAGTCTTCAATATCTTCATTTTTATTGGTCAAGGAAGGGAAAGCGCGAACAGCTAAGATGTCAAAGTAGGAACCCAAAACAGCAGCGGCATCTTTGATATGTTCTACAGTACCTTTATTCATAACTGCTCCTTCTCGCATTTCTAAGGCCCATCCTTCTTTGTCCATATTCATGACGATGGGTTCCATTCCCAAATTCAAAGCTGCAATTTGTGTACTTGCCCTTGTTCGGAGTGAAGGGTTTAAAAAAATGCATCCAATCCTTTTGTTCCGTCCCTTCTGTTGATCAACAAATGGACTTCCTTTGTACGCCAAAGCAGATTCGATAAGGGTTTGGGATAATTCTAAGGATTCGAATTTCGTAAAATGTTTCATTTCTATTACAATTCTTATATGAAACTACCGTATTGAATCATTAATTCAAAATTTTCGATAGGTTTTTAGCAAATTTTAATAATGAGTCTTCTTCAATAGTTAATGGTGGCAAAAGACGAATGGTGTTTTTGCTCGCTGCACTTCCCGTAAACATCTGATAGGCATGTACCAATTCTGTTCTGACGGGTCCAGCTTCCCTATCCAGGTCTATACCTATCATCAAGCCTTTTCCACGAACCTCTATCACCCCTGATATAGCTTCCAAGATCGGGATAAGCCTATTGCCAAGTGTCTCAGCGGTAGTAATAAGGTTTTCATTTTCAATTACCTCTAATACAGCTAAACCAGCCGCACATGCCAAGTGATTGCCTCCAAATGTTGTTCCTAAGAGTCCGAAAGAAGACTTGATCGATGGATGAATCAACACTCCTCCAATGGGAAAACCATTTCCCATACCCTTGGCTACAGTAATTAAATCAGGTTCAAGTCCCTCAGCCCACTGAAAGGCAAAAAACCGTCCGGTTCTTCCATAGCCTGATTGCACCTCGTCTAAGATAAGTTTTGCACCGTATTTCTTTGCTAAGCTCGCTAATTGTATCAAGGTATTAGCTTGGGGAACATGGATTCCTCCTACACCTTGAATTCCCTCGATGATAATTCCAGCAATGTTGCCTTGGGATAATTGAGTTTCTACGGCTTCCAAATCTCCCCAAGGTAAGATATATACATCGTTACGTTGGTTGGATGGTGCAATGATTTTAGGGTTGTCGGTAAGGACTACTGCTCCAGCAGTTCTACCGTGAAAAGCACCTTTAAATGAAATAAATCCAGGTTTTCCTGTACTAAAAGACGCTAACTTTAAAGCATTTTCATTGGCTTCTGCCCCAGAGTTGCAAAGGAAAAGTTCGTAGTTTTCGCAACCCGAAATTTCCCCAAGCTTTTGCGCCAATTGTTTTTGTATAGGGATATGGATGGAATTGGAATAAAAGGCAATCTGATCTAATTGGGCCTTGATCCTTTGGTTGAAATGAGGATGGCTGTGCCCTATAGAAATCACTGCATGACCTCCATACAAGTCCAAATATTCCGTTCCCTCCGTATCCCAAATGCTCGCACCAATCGCTTTGACTGGTGTCACATTGATTAAAGGGTACACATCAAATGTTTTCATAATCAATGGTTTAAAAGGCAATGCTTTTTAATTGTAAGCCGGTTTGTTGAGAAAATCCAAGTGCAATGTTGAAGTTTTGTATCGCC encodes:
- the argH gene encoding argininosuccinate lyase, which codes for MKLWQKDKGATREVEKFTIGRDPEFDHLLAPFDVLGSMAHATMLEKIGLLTSDELKALLGGLREIYFEIEKGDFSIAPGVEDVHSQIEFLLTERLGEVGKKLHSGRSRNDQVLVDLKLYYRSAIRDIVDATQDLFDLLIDLAAKHQKDYMPGYTHTQLAMPSSFGLWFGSFAEGLTEDLELLSSAFHLADKNPLGSAAGYGSSFPLDRAMTTELLGFSDLHYNSINAQNSRGKTEKTIAFALAGLASTLNRLASDACIFMNQHFAFISFPDELTTGSSIMPHKKNPDVFELIRAKTNHIQSIPYLISMQLTNMTTGYHRDLQILKEATFPSFTTLIDCLDMSILMLKNIHIRSNILSDEFYKHVFSVEVVNERVLAGTPFRDAYKQVGLEIEKNEFAPQQDQLNHSHEGSIGNLCLADIQKKNKQALEKFKFTKIDEALISLISG
- a CDS encoding M20 family metallo-hydrolase, producing MILVKDLSSLYLHQVELLQSLIATPSFSKEEFLTAEIIQSFFESKGLKIERSGNNIWVKNLFFDSKKPSVLLNSHHDTVKPNAGYTRPPFNPSIEDGKLFGLGSNDAGGPLVALIGAFLWFYPQKNLPFNLIIAATAEEEISGKNGIESILPFLPAFELAIVGEPTLMQAAVAEKGLLVIDCVVKGKAGHAAREEGENALYKALDDLVTIKNYKFNKISSFLGPSKVSATIINAGNQHNVVPDECTFTLDVRVTDAYTLNEVVEELAQVIQAEMFPRSMRLNSSKLSETHHAFKTLEALGIQTYGSPTLSDQALIPYPSFKMGPGDSARSHIADEFIYLQEIQDGIQGYIQFLTHYIKTTHETLAKR
- the argB gene encoding acetylglutamate kinase, producing the protein MHINVIKIGGNVIDYPQKLEEFLFLFSRFPGKKILVHGGGIMATKFGESMGVMPKMVDGRRITDADTLDIVTMVYAGLINKQIVAKLQGLNQNALGLSGADGNSILSKKREVKTIDYGFVGDVININTQLIETLLDEQITPVFSAITHDKHGQLLNTNADSIASELATSLSKNHKVNLYFCFNKPGVLIDEHNDNSIIPLINEEIYGELKKEQLIHSGMIPKLENAFAALNKGVNHVWIGKAENLLLASKGKLSGTIIEKHKYDLY
- a CDS encoding Rossmann-fold NAD(P)-binding domain-containing protein; translation: MKHFTKFESLELSQTLIESALAYKGSPFVDQQKGRNKRIGCIFLNPSLRTRASTQIAALNLGMEPIVMNMDKEGWALEMREGAVMNKGTVEHIKDAAAVLGSYFDILAVRAFPSLTNKNEDIEDFVFNQFIKYSGKPVISLESAIRHPLQSLADMVTIQELWKENRKPKVVLTWAPHIKAIPHAVANSFAEWAIGNEYDVTIANPIGYDLDPAFTKGAHITHNQEEALVDADFVYVKNWSAFNDYGKIHSTDSAWMLTENHFAAAPTAKVMHCLPVRRNLELSDEILDGNRSLVQLQATNRIYAAQAVISHLLG
- a CDS encoding aspartate aminotransferase family protein, giving the protein MKTFDVYPLINVTPVKAIGASIWDTEGTEYLDLYGGHAVISIGHSHPHFNQRIKAQLDQIAFYSNSIHIPIQKQLAQKLGEISGCENYELFLCNSGAEANENALKLASFSTGKPGFISFKGAFHGRTAGAVVLTDNPKIIAPSNQRNDVYILPWGDLEAVETQLSQGNIAGIIIEGIQGVGGIHVPQANTLIQLASLAKKYGAKLILDEVQSGYGRTGRFFAFQWAEGLEPDLITVAKGMGNGFPIGGVLIHPSIKSSFGLLGTTFGGNHLACAAGLAVLEVIENENLITTAETLGNRLIPILEAISGVIEVRGKGLMIGIDLDREAGPVRTELVHAYQMFTGSAASKNTIRLLPPLTIEEDSLLKFAKNLSKILN